The following proteins come from a genomic window of Bos mutus isolate GX-2022 chromosome 23, NWIPB_WYAK_1.1, whole genome shotgun sequence:
- the LOC106700690 gene encoding histone H3.1, whose protein sequence is MARTKQTARKSTGGKAPRKQLATKAARKSAPATGGVKKPHRYRPGTVALREIRRYQKSTELLIRKLPFQRLVREIAQDFKTDLRFQSSAVMALQEACEAYLVGLFEDTNLCAIHAKRVTIMPKDIQLARRIRGERA, encoded by the coding sequence ATGGCGCGGACTAAGCAAACGGCTCGGAAGTCCACCGGCGGCAAGGCGCCGCGCAAGCAACTGGCTACCAAGGCGGCCCGTAAGAGCGCGCCGGCCACCGGCGGCGTGAAGAAGCCGCACCGCTACCGCCCGGGCACGGTGGCTCTGCGCGAGATCCGCCGCTACCAGAAGTCTACGGAGCTGCTGATCCGCAAGCTGCCGTTCCAGCGGCTGGTGCGCGAGATCGCGCAGGACTTCAAGACCGACCTGCGCTTCCAGAGCTCGGCGGTGATGGCGCTGCAGGAGGCGTGCGAGGCCTACCTGGTGGGGCTCTTCGAGGACACCAACCTGTGTGCCATCCACGCCAAGCGCGTCACCATCATGCCCAAGGACATCCAGCTTGCCCGCCGCATCCGCGGAGAAAGGGCATAA